A window of the Eleutherodactylus coqui strain aEleCoq1 chromosome 8, aEleCoq1.hap1, whole genome shotgun sequence genome harbors these coding sequences:
- the FIGN gene encoding fidgetin, with protein MISSSSVYGLKMQWTPEHAQWPEQHFDISSTTRSPAHKVEAYRGHLQRTYQYAWANDDISALTASNLLKKYAEKYSGILEGSMERPLLSNYTEAQSGLVNGRKNDGEPWQSSLNSDSVYSMNCVSDVIAVSKAGVGATIPPSDVSASIGSSPGVGSNLTEPSYSSSTCGSHSVPSLHSGLPSQEYGTGYNGSYLHSSYSSQSASALPSPHPSPLHSSGLLQPPPPPPPPPALVPGYNGASNLSSYNYPPAGYPPQSSVGSGYSPGSAPPPSAYLPSGIPAPTPLPPTTVPGYSYQTHGLTPITPSSASSLKRKAFYMAGQGDLDPSYGNYSYGQQRTSHSPMYRIPDTTLSNSNRGNGYDRSSESSSLAFKPTKQLAPTDQQRKFSNQSTRALTPPSYSTGKSSRSSEAFGKYNSSAINEHSEEHRQLLPHTLQGPGLHTATSSNHSVDEQLKNTDTHLIDLVTNEIINQGHPVDWDEIAGLDLVKAFIKEEVLWPVIRSDAFSGLTALPRSILLFGPRGTGKTLLGRCIASQLGATFFKITGSNLVTKWINEGEKIVHASFLVARCRQPSVIFVSDIDMLLSSQVGEEHNPISRMRTEFLMQLDSVLSSAEDQIVVICATSKPEEIDESLRRYFMKRLLIPLPDSTARHQIIIQLLSQHNYCLNDKEVALLVQRTEGFSGLDVARLCQEAVVGPLHAIPPSDLSAIMPSQLRPVTYQDFENVFCKIQPSISQKELDTYIEWNKMFGCSQ; from the coding sequence GCTTGAAGATGCAGTGGACGCCAGAGCATGCTCAATGGCCAGAACAGCACTTCGATATATCGTCAACCACAAGGTCACCGGCTCACAAAGTGGAAGCATATCGTGGTCATTTGCAACGCACATACCAGTATGCCTGGGCCAATGATGATATATCAGCTTTAACTGCATCAAATCTACTGAAAAAGTATGCTGAAAAATATTCTGGAATCTTGGAAGGATCTATGGAAAGACCTCTTCTCAGCAATTACACTGAAGCTCAGTCAGGCCTTGTGAATGGTCGAAAAAATGATGGAGAGCCTTGGCAAAGTTCATTGAATTCAGACAGTGTCTATTCTATGAACTGTGTTTCTGATGTAATTGCTGTAAGCAAAGCTGGAGTAGGAGCCACTATACCTCCATCAGATGTGTCTGCCAGCATAGGCAGTTCTCCTGGGGTGGGAAGCAACTTGACAGAACCTAGTTATTCCAGTAGTACATGTGGAAGTCACTCAGTTCCTAGTCTACATTCAGGGCTACCATCTCAGGAATATGGAACAGGATATAATGGCTCCTATTTGCATTCAAGCTACAGTAGTCAATCTGCATCTGCACTGCCATCACCTCATCCATCCCCACTTCATAGCTCTGGACTCCTACAGCCTCCtccaccacccccacccccaccagctCTTGTACCAGGCTACAATGGGGCCTCCAATCTTTCAAGCTACAACTATCCACCTGCTGGCTATCCTCCACAGTCCAGTGTTGGATCAGGGTACAGCCCTGGAAGTGCACCCCCTCCTTCTGCTTACCTTCCTTCTGGTATCCCTGCTCCTACTCCACTTCCACCAACAACTGTTCCAGGCTACAGTTATCAAACACACGGTTTGACCCCAATAACTCCAAGTTCAGCTAGTTCCCTCAAAAGAAAAGCATTCTATATGGCAGGACAGGGGGATTTAGACCCCAGTTATGGGAACTATAGTTATGGGCAGCAAAGAACCTCTCACAGCCCTATGTACAGAATTCCCGACACAACTTTATCCAACTCAAATAGAGGAAACGGCTATGACCGAAGTTCTGAGTCCTCATCCTTGGCATTCAAGCCCACAAAACAATTAGCTCCTACTGATCAGCAAAGAAAATTTAGCAATCAGTCAACAAGAGCTCTCACACCACCTTCATATAGCACTGGAAAAAGTTCAAGATCAAGTGAAGCATTTGGAAAATATAACTCATCTGCAATCAATGAACATAGTGAAGAGCATAGACAGCTACTCCCACATACTCTACAAGGCCCTGGACTTCATACAGCTACCTCATCCAACCACTCTGTGGACGAACAGCTGAAGAACACTGATACTCACCTCATTGACCTTGTAACTAATGAGATTATCAACCAGGGACATCCAGTTGACTGGGATGAAATTGCTGGTCTTGATTTGGTAAAGGCGTTCATAAAGGAAGAAGTATTATGGCCTGTAATTCGATCTGATGCATTCAGCGGACTTACAGCTTTGCCACGAAGCATACTTTTATTTGGACCTAGAGGAACCGGCAAGACATTATTGGGCAGATGTATAGCTAGTCAGCTAGGTGCCACATTCTTTAAAATTACTGGCTCTAATCTTGTCACAAAGTGGATAAATGAAGGAGAAAAAATTGTCCATGCATCGTTTCTTGTGGCAAGGTGTCGACaaccttctgtgatttttgtaaGTGACATAGACATGCTACTTTCTTCCCAAGTAGGTGAAGAACACAATCCAATAAGCCGAATGAGAACAGAGTTTCTTATGCAGTTAGATTCCGTTCTTTCATCTGCTGAGGACCAAATAGTTGTAATTTGTGCCACAAGTAAACCCGAAGAAATAGATGAATCTCTAAGGAGATATTTCATGAAGAGACTTCTTATCCCACTTCCAGACAGCACAGCCAGACATCAAATAATAATACAATTGCTCTCACAGCACAATTACTGTCTCAATGACAAAGAAGTTGCACTCCTAGTCCAGCGCACAGAAGGTTTTTCTGGACTGGATGTGGCTCGCTTGTGTCAGGAAGCTGTGGTTGGCCCTCTCCATGCCATACCACCCTCAGACCTCTCAGCCATTATGCCGAGCCAGCTGAGGCCTGTAACATACCAAGACTTTGAAAATGTATTCTGCAAGATTCAACCTAGCATATCACAGAAAGAACTTGATACATATATTGAATGGAACAAAATGTTTGGTTGCAGTCAGTGA